A single Pseudomonas putida DNA region contains:
- the dbpA gene encoding ATP-dependent RNA helicase DbpA, which yields MLANLDALGYASMTPIQAQSLPVILRGQDLIAQAKTGSGKTAAFGIGLLNPINPRYFGCQALVLCPTRELADQVAKELRRLARAEDNIKILTLCGGVSLGPQIASLEHGAHIIVGTPGRIQQHLDKGTLVLDGLNTLVLDEADRMLDMGFFDAIASIIGKTPSRRQTLLFSATYPAGIEQLAADFMRKPQQVKVESLHADNQIEQRFIEIDPQQRLDAVTRVLGHYRPQSCVAFCFTKQQCEDVVAHLTAKGIVAQALHGDLEQRDRDQVLTMFANRSSSVLVATDVAARGLDIDGLDMVINVELARDAEIHVHRVGRTGRAGEKGVAVSLVAPAEGHRAQAIEDLQKSPLRWDQLDSLKNQGGAPLLPLMSTLCIAAGRKDKLRPGDILGALTGDAGIPGKQVGKIAIFDFQAFVAVERALAKQAMQRLNSGKIKGRALKVRIV from the coding sequence ATGCTGGCCAACCTGGACGCCCTCGGCTATGCCTCGATGACGCCGATCCAGGCCCAGAGCCTGCCGGTCATCCTGCGTGGCCAGGACCTGATCGCCCAGGCCAAGACCGGCAGCGGCAAGACCGCCGCCTTCGGCATCGGCCTGCTCAACCCGATCAACCCGCGCTACTTCGGCTGCCAGGCGCTGGTGCTGTGCCCCACCCGCGAGCTCGCCGACCAGGTGGCCAAGGAGCTGCGCCGCCTGGCGCGCGCCGAGGACAACATCAAGATCCTCACCCTCTGCGGCGGCGTGTCGCTGGGCCCGCAGATTGCCTCGCTGGAACACGGTGCGCACATCATCGTCGGCACGCCGGGGCGCATCCAGCAACACCTGGACAAAGGCACCCTGGTGCTCGACGGCCTGAACACCCTGGTGCTGGACGAAGCCGACCGCATGCTCGACATGGGTTTCTTCGACGCTATCGCCAGCATCATCGGCAAGACCCCGTCGCGCCGCCAGACCCTGCTGTTCTCGGCCACCTACCCGGCCGGCATCGAGCAGCTGGCTGCCGACTTCATGCGCAAGCCGCAACAGGTCAAGGTTGAAAGCCTGCACGCCGACAACCAGATCGAGCAGCGTTTCATCGAGATCGACCCGCAGCAGCGCCTGGATGCCGTCACCCGTGTGCTTGGCCACTACCGCCCGCAATCGTGCGTGGCGTTCTGCTTCACCAAGCAGCAGTGCGAGGACGTGGTTGCCCACCTGACCGCCAAGGGCATCGTCGCCCAGGCCCTGCACGGCGACCTGGAACAGCGTGACCGCGACCAGGTGCTGACCATGTTCGCCAACCGCAGCAGCTCGGTGCTGGTAGCCACTGACGTGGCGGCCCGCGGCCTGGATATCGATGGCCTGGACATGGTCATCAACGTCGAGCTGGCCCGTGATGCCGAGATCCATGTGCACCGCGTGGGCCGCACCGGCCGTGCTGGCGAGAAAGGCGTCGCGGTCAGCCTGGTGGCGCCGGCCGAAGGCCACCGTGCCCAGGCCATTGAAGACCTGCAGAAAAGCCCGCTGCGCTGGGACCAGCTGGATAGCCTGAAGAACCAGGGCGGCGCGCCACTGCTGCCGCTGATGAGCACGCTGTGCATCGCCGCCGGGCGCAAGGACAAGCTGCGCCCGGGCGACATTCTGGGCGCGCTGACTGGTGATGCCGGGATCCCGGGCAAGCAGGTGGGCAAGATCGCCATCTTCGACTTCCAGGCCTTTGTTGCTGTGGAGCGGGCACTGGCCAAGCAGGCCATGCAGCGGCTGAACAGCGGCAAGATCAAGGGCCGCGCCCTGAAAGTCCGTATCGTCTGA
- a CDS encoding NAD(P)/FAD-dependent oxidoreductase yields MHSTDVIILGAGAAGLMCAQLSARRGRRVLLLDHANKPGKKILMSGGGRCNFTNMYTEPGNFLSHNAHFCKSALARYTQWDFIELVAKHGVPYHEKKLGQLFCDNKASDILDMLLAECDDAGAEIRMHTSIEQIEKTETGYLLQTSGGQFACQSLVIATGGLSIPTLGATGFGYQVARQFGHTLLPTRAGLVPFTITEPQLKALCTELSGTSLDCTASCNGTSFRENLLFTHRGLSGPAILQISSFWEAGDTVEINLLPDRDALTWLQQVQAERANAELKTVLGEVFTRKLANLLAEQWFESRPLKQYTPAELAQIAEKLANWQVVPAGTEGYRTAEVTLGGVDTREVSSKTMESLKSPGLYFIGEVLDVTGHLGGFNFQWAWASANAAAQFV; encoded by the coding sequence GTGCACTCCACCGACGTGATCATCCTCGGCGCCGGCGCCGCCGGCCTGATGTGCGCCCAGCTCAGCGCCCGCCGTGGCCGCCGGGTGCTGCTGCTCGACCACGCCAACAAGCCCGGCAAGAAGATCCTCATGTCTGGCGGCGGCCGCTGCAACTTCACCAACATGTACACCGAGCCGGGCAACTTCCTCTCGCACAACGCGCACTTCTGCAAGTCGGCCCTGGCTCGCTATACCCAATGGGACTTCATCGAGCTGGTAGCCAAGCATGGCGTGCCGTACCACGAGAAGAAACTCGGCCAGCTGTTCTGCGACAACAAGGCCAGCGACATCCTCGACATGCTCCTGGCCGAATGCGACGACGCCGGCGCCGAGATCCGCATGCACACCAGCATCGAACAGATCGAGAAGACCGAAACCGGCTACCTGCTGCAGACCAGTGGCGGCCAGTTCGCCTGCCAATCGCTGGTGATCGCCACCGGCGGCCTGTCAATCCCGACCCTGGGTGCCACCGGTTTCGGTTACCAGGTGGCCCGTCAGTTTGGCCACACCCTGCTGCCGACCCGCGCCGGGCTGGTGCCGTTCACCATCACCGAGCCCCAATTGAAGGCGCTGTGCACCGAGTTGTCGGGCACCTCGCTGGACTGCACCGCCAGCTGCAATGGCACCAGTTTCCGCGAGAACCTGCTGTTCACCCACCGCGGCCTCAGTGGCCCGGCGATCCTGCAGATCTCGTCGTTCTGGGAGGCTGGCGACACGGTGGAGATCAACCTGCTGCCAGATCGCGATGCACTGACCTGGCTGCAGCAGGTGCAAGCCGAGCGCGCCAACGCCGAACTGAAGACCGTGCTGGGCGAGGTGTTCACCCGCAAGCTGGCCAACCTGCTGGCCGAGCAGTGGTTCGAATCCCGGCCGTTGAAGCAGTACACCCCGGCGGAACTGGCGCAGATCGCCGAAAAACTGGCGAACTGGCAGGTGGTGCCGGCCGGCACCGAAGGCTACCGCACCGCGGAAGTCACCCTCGGTGGCGTGGACACCCGCGAAGTGTCGTCCAAGACCATGGAATCGCTGAAAAGCCCCGGCCTGTATTTCATCGGCGAAGTGCTCGACGTCACTGGCCACCTGGGCGGTTTCAATTTCCAGTGGGCCTGGGCATCCGCCAACGCCGCTGCGCAGTTCGTGTAG
- the yccS gene encoding YccS family putative transporter yields the protein MSSSSFRQSLRRLWGQDKFSYSIRVTIALTGSLALCWYQNEMALLIPLFLGIIASALAETDDSWQGRLSALAVTLTCFAIAALAVELLFPYPWIFVIALALAAFGLTMLGALGERYGAIASATLITSVYTMIGVDQRGGMVTDFWHEPMLLVAGAAWYGLLSVLWQALFSNQPVQQSLAKLFFELGSYLKLKASLFEPIRNLDVEAQRLALAQQNGKVVAALNAAKEIILHRVGNSQPNSKVSRYLKLYFLAQDIHERVSASHYPYNALNEAFFHSDVMFRCQRLLRKQGASCQELARSIRLRQPFVLATGFAEALEDLNASLEHLRIQSNPAWRGLLRSLRALAANLATLDRLLSAASNPDSLADASDSSLLDRSPRTLKDVWTRLRTQLTPTSLLFRHALRLPLALSIGYGMVHLIHPTQGYWIILTTLFVCQPNYGATRRKLVQRIFGTAVGLTVGWALFDLFPNPVIQSLFAVAAGVVFFVNRTTRYTLATAAITLMVLFCFNQIGDGYGLFLPRLFDTLVGSLIAILAVFLFLPDWQGRRLNKALANTLACASVYLRQIMQQYAHGKRDDLAYRLARRNAHNADAALSTTLANMLMEPGHFRKEADVGFRFLVLSHTLLSYLSGLGAHRDTALPAEVQEQLIDGAGQSVANSLDEIANGLAARLPVAIHSDAEEALANALEQMPEELDEHQRLVQTQLALICRQLGPLRTLAAHLIKEAPSA from the coding sequence ATGTCATCGAGTTCGTTCCGTCAGTCACTGCGTCGCCTGTGGGGCCAAGACAAGTTCAGCTACAGCATCCGGGTCACCATCGCCCTCACCGGCAGCCTGGCCCTGTGCTGGTACCAGAACGAGATGGCGCTGCTGATTCCGCTGTTCCTCGGCATCATCGCCAGCGCCCTGGCCGAGACCGATGACAGCTGGCAAGGCCGCCTCAGCGCCCTGGCCGTTACCCTCACCTGCTTTGCCATCGCCGCGCTGGCGGTCGAGTTGCTGTTCCCCTACCCGTGGATCTTCGTCATCGCCCTGGCGCTGGCCGCGTTTGGCCTGACCATGCTCGGCGCCCTTGGCGAGCGCTATGGCGCGATTGCTTCGGCAACGCTGATCACTTCGGTGTACACCATGATCGGCGTGGACCAGCGTGGCGGAATGGTCACCGACTTCTGGCACGAGCCGATGCTGCTGGTGGCGGGCGCGGCCTGGTACGGCTTGCTCTCAGTGCTGTGGCAGGCGCTGTTTTCCAACCAGCCGGTGCAGCAGAGCCTGGCCAAGCTGTTCTTCGAACTTGGCAGCTACCTCAAGCTCAAGGCCAGCCTGTTCGAGCCGATCCGCAACCTCGATGTCGAGGCCCAGCGCCTGGCGCTGGCCCAGCAGAATGGCAAAGTGGTGGCGGCGCTCAACGCGGCCAAGGAAATCATCCTGCACCGGGTCGGCAACAGCCAGCCGAATTCCAAGGTCAGCCGCTACCTCAAGCTGTACTTCCTGGCCCAGGACATCCACGAACGGGTCAGCGCCTCGCACTACCCCTACAACGCCCTGAACGAAGCGTTCTTCCACAGCGATGTGATGTTCCGCTGCCAACGCCTGCTGCGCAAACAAGGCGCATCCTGCCAGGAGCTGGCCCGCTCGATCCGCCTGCGCCAGCCTTTCGTGCTGGCCACAGGTTTCGCCGAGGCACTGGAAGACCTCAACGCCTCGCTTGAACACCTGCGCATCCAGAGCAACCCGGCCTGGCGTGGCCTGCTGCGTTCGCTGCGTGCCCTGGCCGCCAACCTGGCGACCCTCGACCGCCTGCTCAGCGCCGCCAGCAACCCCGACAGCCTGGCCGATGCCAGCGACAGCAGCCTGCTCGACCGCTCGCCACGCACCCTGAAGGACGTATGGACGCGCCTGCGCACCCAGCTGACGCCGACCTCGCTGCTGTTTCGCCACGCCCTGCGCCTGCCACTGGCGCTGTCGATCGGTTACGGCATGGTGCACCTGATCCACCCGACCCAAGGCTACTGGATCATCCTCACCACACTGTTCGTCTGCCAGCCCAACTATGGCGCCACCCGGCGCAAGCTGGTGCAGCGGATCTTCGGCACGGCGGTCGGCCTGACCGTCGGTTGGGCGCTGTTCGACCTGTTCCCCAACCCGGTCATCCAGTCGCTGTTCGCCGTGGCTGCGGGCGTGGTGTTCTTCGTCAACCGCACCACCCGCTACACCCTGGCCACGGCTGCAATCACGCTGATGGTGCTGTTCTGCTTCAACCAGATCGGCGATGGCTATGGCCTGTTCCTGCCGCGCCTGTTCGACACCTTGGTCGGCAGCCTGATCGCCATCCTCGCAGTATTCCTGTTCCTCCCCGACTGGCAGGGCCGGCGGCTGAACAAGGCGCTGGCCAACACCCTGGCCTGCGCCAGCGTTTACCTGCGCCAGATCATGCAGCAATACGCCCACGGCAAGCGCGACGACCTCGCCTACCGCCTGGCCCGGCGCAACGCCCACAACGCCGATGCGGCGCTGTCGACCACACTGGCCAACATGCTCATGGAGCCTGGGCATTTCCGTAAGGAAGCCGATGTCGGTTTCCGCTTCCTGGTGCTGTCGCATACCTTGCTCAGTTACCTGTCAGGGCTGGGCGCGCATCGCGATACAGCCTTGCCGGCAGAGGTGCAGGAGCAGTTGATCGATGGCGCCGGGCAAAGCGTGGCCAATAGCCTGGACGAAATTGCCAATGGCCTGGCGGCGCGGCTGCCAGTAGCGATTCACAGTGACGCCGAAGAGGCGCTGGCCAATGCCCTGGAGCAAATGCCGGAAGAGCTGGATGAACATCAGCGGTTGGTGCAGACGCAGCTGGCGTTGATCTGCCGGCAGCTGGGGCCTTTGCGCACGCTGGCTGCACACCTGATCAAAGAGGCACCGTCAGCCTGA
- a CDS encoding substrate-binding periplasmic protein codes for MRPLLCALGLLGALLAAPAFGQDRLRLVADNWPPFTDSGMPGGGLATSLVTTALARAGYASGYEEVPWARALMGIGDGRYDVLISAWYNDARKQIGQFSEGYLSNRIRLLKRKGDTFRYKHQADLYPYSIAVVRDYAYSPAFDGDTRLNKVEVRDFSTAVRMLAAGRVNLAVEDEYVARYNLQREPQQVRDGVTLMEPLLGENSLHILVSLKHPDHQQIVERFEQAIAAMKADGSYARLLHQHGF; via the coding sequence ATGCGGCCACTGCTTTGCGCGTTAGGTTTGTTGGGTGCGCTCCTGGCAGCACCTGCATTTGGCCAGGACAGGCTGCGGCTGGTAGCCGACAACTGGCCACCGTTCACTGACAGCGGGATGCCTGGCGGCGGTCTGGCTACCAGCCTGGTCACCACGGCACTGGCCCGCGCCGGGTATGCCAGCGGCTACGAGGAAGTGCCGTGGGCGCGGGCATTGATGGGCATTGGCGACGGGCGCTATGACGTGCTGATCAGCGCCTGGTATAACGATGCGCGTAAACAGATCGGGCAGTTTTCCGAGGGCTACCTGAGCAATCGCATTCGCCTGCTCAAGCGCAAGGGCGACACGTTCCGTTACAAGCATCAGGCTGACCTTTATCCCTACAGCATTGCGGTCGTGCGCGACTATGCCTATTCACCGGCGTTTGATGGCGATACTCGCTTGAATAAGGTGGAGGTGCGCGATTTCTCTACCGCCGTGCGCATGCTGGCAGCCGGAAGGGTGAACCTGGCAGTTGAGGACGAATACGTGGCGCGCTACAACCTGCAGCGCGAGCCGCAGCAGGTGCGCGATGGCGTGACGCTGATGGAGCCGCTGCTGGGGGAAAATAGCCTGCATATTCTGGTCAGCCTGAAGCACCCTGATCACCAGCAGATCGTCGAACGGTTCGAGCAAGCTATCGCGGCGATGAAAGCTGATGGCAGCTATGCAAGGCTGCTACACCAGCATGGCTTCTGA
- a CDS encoding GNAT family N-acetyltransferase: MSIHWLCKHHSDLDKHELYAILQLRTAVFVVEQRCAYQEVDGQDLAGDTLHLMGWQDDKLVAYLRLLDPQLQGGDVVIGRVVTSPDARELKLGHPLLMKGLEAAGHCWPGTPVYLSAQAHLQGFYARHGFEVVGEQYLEDDIPHIGMRKVTDTPVLP; this comes from the coding sequence ATGTCCATCCACTGGCTCTGCAAGCATCACTCCGACCTCGACAAACATGAGCTCTACGCCATTCTGCAACTTCGTACCGCCGTATTCGTGGTCGAACAGCGCTGTGCCTATCAGGAAGTCGATGGCCAGGACCTGGCGGGCGACACCCTGCACCTGATGGGCTGGCAGGATGACAAGCTGGTGGCCTACCTGCGCCTGCTCGATCCGCAGTTGCAGGGTGGCGATGTGGTCATCGGGCGGGTAGTGACTTCACCTGACGCGCGCGAACTGAAACTCGGGCATCCGTTGCTGATGAAAGGGCTGGAAGCAGCCGGCCACTGCTGGCCTGGGACGCCGGTTTACCTGTCGGCCCAGGCACATCTGCAGGGTTTCTATGCCCGGCACGGTTTCGAGGTGGTGGGCGAGCAATACCTGGAAGACGACATCCCGCATATCGGCATGCGCAAGGTCACGGATACCCCAGTACTTCCCTGA
- a CDS encoding winged helix-turn-helix domain-containing protein, whose translation MDVSKTKSSFYRRLYVAWLIDSQTATSVPALMEATGMPRRTAQDTIAALADLDIVCEFEQQEGARNHAGHYRIHDWGAIDKQWIIRHLRQIREVLGYP comes from the coding sequence ATGGATGTGAGCAAGACCAAGAGCAGTTTCTACCGCCGCCTGTACGTGGCCTGGCTGATCGACAGCCAGACCGCCACCAGCGTGCCGGCGCTGATGGAGGCCACCGGCATGCCGCGGCGCACGGCACAGGACACTATTGCCGCACTTGCCGACCTGGATATCGTCTGCGAGTTCGAGCAGCAGGAAGGTGCGCGCAACCATGCCGGGCATTACCGCATCCATGACTGGGGGGCGATCGACAAGCAGTGGATCATCCGCCACCTGCGGCAGATCAGGGAAGTACTGGGGTATCCGTGA
- a CDS encoding M48 family metallopeptidase — protein sequence MTVLRYLQAYPPHLQEQVRQMIDSDRLGEYLQRRYPGRHDVQSDKALYGYAQDLRQQYLRSAPNLDKVLFDNRLDLTHRALGLNTAVSRVQGGKLKAKKEIRIASLFKEAAPEFLRMIVVHELAHLRERDHSKAFYQLCRHMEPAYHQLEFDLRVYLTYRELPGNL from the coding sequence ATGACCGTATTACGCTATTTGCAAGCCTACCCACCGCACCTGCAGGAGCAGGTGCGGCAGATGATCGACAGCGACCGCCTGGGCGAGTACCTGCAGCGCCGCTACCCCGGCCGCCATGACGTGCAGAGCGACAAGGCGCTGTACGGCTATGCCCAGGACCTGCGCCAGCAATACCTGCGCAGTGCGCCAAACCTGGACAAGGTGCTGTTCGACAACCGCCTGGACCTGACCCACAGGGCCCTGGGGCTCAATACTGCGGTATCGCGGGTGCAGGGCGGCAAGCTCAAGGCGAAGAAGGAAATCCGTATCGCCTCGCTGTTCAAGGAGGCGGCGCCGGAGTTCCTGCGCATGATCGTGGTGCACGAGCTGGCGCACTTGCGCGAGCGCGATCACAGCAAGGCGTTCTACCAGCTCTGCCGGCACATGGAGCCGGCTTACCACCAACTGGAATTCGACCTGCGCGTCTACCTGACCTATCGGGAGTTGCCGGGCAACCTGTAA